TACTCATACACTATAACACCCCTGATAACCTACTGATAcatttttttcactttatttACATAGTTTCTAGTTTCTACAATATCTTCCCTTTTTCCATCCTAATTTTAAAATCAGAACAGAAATAGTTTCAAGCTAGAGagtaatcttcttcttctcttcggAGCCTTTGTTGTCTTGcaatgaaagcttcaatgatGCAGCGAAATTCTTCATTGCTCATGGTATCTTCAGGGTATGAagctctttcttcttcttcttcctcctccttagTAGAAGCATGTTCAATAGCTTTGATTCTCTTCTCTGTCTCACACCTTCGTAGATCGCCATGTCGTTGTTCATCGCGATTCGCACGGTGAAAAATCTCTGTTTGACACCTTCTATATTTCTTCATCTCCAAGCAATTATTCACTTCCCCTGTTTTCATGCTCTGTTTCTCTACATCACACTTGTTATTTCCAGCATCAATTCCTTTGCTCCTTAAGCCGAAATTCGCTTCTTTTCTTGAAAAGATTCCATTATTTTCTTCGTGTTTCACCATGTTtctatttattcttttattctttgtACTATCCTCACTTTTTATTCCCTCCTTTTCTTGATTCTTGATGTTTTCTGTGGGATCCTCTGTTTCTATCCCCTGTTTTGCTCTGTTTTTTAGGTTTTGTTGTTGAACTCTCTGTTTCTTTGTTGCATTATGAAGAACTTCTTGGTAAAGATCGTTCTCCGAATCGTTTCTTCTAGAGCCTTGAGCCGAAAACTGTCCCGACCGAGCGAAAAGAGCGATGATTATTGCGTTTCCAATGAGGAAAACGAACCGAGGATTGTTAACAAATATGGACAAGTCCCTAAAGTACTCACTCGAGGTCTTAACTGCAACCGGGAGGTGTAGAGAGAGCCTTGAGATCAAAACTAGAACAATACACACCTCAAGGAAGCGTAATATGCCTGTGATTCTTCCAAGCTTTCGATTCTTAAGGATCGCGTTGTC
This portion of the Arachis duranensis cultivar V14167 chromosome 6, aradu.V14167.gnm2.J7QH, whole genome shotgun sequence genome encodes:
- the LOC107492044 gene encoding uncharacterized protein LOC107492044 — encoded protein: MDSFSFHNLQAEKDNAILKNRKLGRITGILRFLEVCIVLVLISRLSLHLPVAVKTSSEYFRDLSIFVNNPRFVFLIGNAIIIALFARSGQFSAQGSRRNDSENDLYQEVLHNATKKQRVQQQNLKNRAKQGIETEDPTENIKNQEKEGIKSEDSTKNKRINRNMVKHEENNGIFSRKEANFGLRSKGIDAGNNKCDVEKQSMKTGEVNNCLEMKKYRRCQTEIFHRANRDEQRHGDLRRCETEKRIKAIEHASTKEEEEEEERASYPEDTMSNEEFRCIIEAFIARQQRLRREEEDYSLA